Proteins encoded by one window of Cannabis sativa cultivar Pink pepper isolate KNU-18-1 chromosome 4, ASM2916894v1, whole genome shotgun sequence:
- the LOC133036879 gene encoding uncharacterized protein LOC133036879, with translation MGDFNDIFFKEERIGKRVKYTAAMDFIDCVGACMLEDVKYSDNYYTWNNKRQGNEGIRSKIDWVLANQNMLDNFSSAKVIFSAEELFDHTPAIISLSHEILAFSNIQNATDEAKKELLETQLKLQSDHLNTELIATEAVVRIKYGQLLKGLNSFLHQKSKISWIKNRDENTAIFHASIKERRRSNSILSIEDQQGVRTDKAEEILAAFLSFYQHLLGSKMEGRTKVNKGVMNLGPIVNKDQAKFLLKEYSKDDVKKAIFAIPGIKAPSPDGYSSCFLQEDWDLIGEDISEAVLSFLHTRQILKEINTIVLKLIPKCKCPNTVSYFRPIACCNVIYKTATKLLCSRLKTILPDLIAQNQGGFFSGRFIAHNIMICQDLKRHYGRKNSKVGCMIKLDLQKAYNTLDLDYLEEILHAFQFPDKFIKLIMICVRTPRDSLMFNGSLHGYFKGKWGLRQGDLCSLF, from the exons ATGGGAGActttaatgatattttttttaaggaggAAAGGATTGGGAAAAGAGTGAAATACACTGCTGCAATGGATTTTATTGATTGTGTTGGAGCTTGTATGCTTGAAGATGTTAAGTATAGTGACAACTACTATACTTGGAATAACAAAAGGCAAGGTAATGAGGGAATTCGCTCCAAGATAGATTGGGTACTTGCCAATCAAAATATGTTAGATAATTTCTCTTCTGCTAAAGTAATTTTTTCAGCTGAGGAGTTATTTGATCACACTCCAGCCATAATCTCCTTGTCTCATGAAATCCTTG CATTTTCCAACATACAAAATGCTACCGATGAAGCGAAGAAGGAGCTCCTTGAAACTCAGCTGAAATTACAATCTGATCATCTTAATACTGAACTCATAGCCACGGAAGCTGTTGTTCGTATCAAATACGGGCAACTTTTGAAGGGCCTCAATTCTTTTTTGCACCAGAAATCTAAGATCTCTTGGATTAAAAATAGAGATGAAAACACAGCCATTTTCCATGCTAGTATCAAGGAGAGGAGGAGGTCTAACAGTATTCTTTCTATTGAAGATCAACAAGGAGTCCGAACTGATAAAGCAGAAGAAATTTTAGCAGCTTTCCTTTCATTTTATCAGCACCTACTTGGCTCTAAAATGGAAGGAAGGACGAAGGTTAACAAAGGAGTAATGAATTTGGGACCTATTGTCAACAAAGATCAAGCAAAATTTTTATTGAAAGAGTATTCCAAAGATGATGTCAAGAAAGCTATATTTGCAATCCCAGGAATTAAAGCACCAAGTCCAGATGGCTATAGCAGTTGCTTTTTGCAGGAAGATTGGGACCTAATTGGAGAAGATATTAGCGAAGCGGTGCTGTCTTTTTTGCATACACGTCAGATCCTTAAAGAAATTAATACTATTGTTTTAAAACTTATTCCTAAATGTAAGTGTCCTAATACAGTTAGTTACTTTAGACCTATTGCATGTTGTAATGTAATCTACAAAACCGCTACTAAACTCCTCTGTTCAAGATTGAAAACTATACTACCTGATCTGATTGCGCAAAACCAAGGTGGATTCTTTTCTGGCAGGTTTATAGCTCATAACATCATGATTTGTCAGGATTTGAAAAGGCACTATGGAAGAAAAAATTCTAAAGTCGGCTGTATGATCAAGCTTGATCTTCAGAAAGCTTATAATACTCTTGATTTGGACTATTTGGAAGAAATCCTTCATGCCTTTCAGTTTCCTGATAAATTTATCAAGTTGATTATGATTTGTGTTCGCACACCTAGGGATTCACTTATGTTCAATGGCTCATTACATGGATATTTTAAAGGGAAATGGGGTCTACGACAGGGAGATCTTTGCTCTTTGTTCTAG